The Leptospira sp. WS39.C2 genome contains a region encoding:
- the pepN gene encoding aminopeptidase N → MTSSSLSPVHKIEDYSPNLWLTPKVHLRFDLDPHLTVVRADYEVRLNGEKISPLFLHGENLEFLSLRVNGQVVDPTEYTISEFGLEFFHPPSEVFQLTVENRICPNQNTSLEGLYQSGAMLCTQNEPEGFRKIVYSIDRPDNMMQFSVIISGDPSYFPVMLSNGNLISESTPVEGKREVLWEDPYPKPSYLFALVAGDLIETKDEFITQSGKKVSLKIFVEKGNEEKVSFAFESLKHAMKWDEETFGLEYDLDLFMIVAVEDFNMGAMENKGLNLFNAKLVLADKKSATDETFESIMAVIGHEYFHNWTGNRVTLRNWFNLTLKEGLTVFRDQWFTEDMTDPAVKRIKDILFLKEHQFPEDQGPMSHPIVPKSYTEMNNFYTVTVYEKGAEVIRLVSEIIGRENFKKGLADYLTRYDGQGVTFEEFVSSMEHAYGKQIPLLRNWYHRSGTPEIQVKQSFDEKTEEWVFDLADNSNDAMPLVFVNSYAAFDPLGNLLQEGKRIQEGKSDEVRIKTSFGSKTKPIVSFFRGLSSPVVLKSEMTKEEIRILAEHEPDGVSRFFSFQNLIFFWMSESLELGRSSESFSEILNTIQSSFKKDWEKTYFSFYLTFPSLTQISENLQSFEYLKIESLRKEAITRISQEFIKEFQFLYEENRKTIPIQTKEEIGKRRLKNTSLFYLLHNPTKSFEALAISQQREAKHMSEEISALRYLIEIGSKEKENAVSIFYEKWKQDALVLDVWFASQVATGENKKQDLEVLEKHSKFNLKNPNKVRSLFFSFARNPLSFHEIQGTGYRLIAERIKQLNGINPQIAAGLAKLFSSVSKQKGDLPKIAKRELETIQNLPNLSKDLGEVVGKIIKSI, encoded by the coding sequence ATGACATCATCCTCATTGTCTCCTGTTCATAAAATAGAAGATTATTCACCAAACCTTTGGCTCACTCCAAAGGTACATTTGCGTTTCGATTTGGACCCCCACCTCACAGTTGTCAGAGCTGATTATGAAGTACGCCTAAATGGGGAAAAAATTTCGCCTCTGTTTTTACACGGTGAAAATTTAGAATTTTTATCTCTACGTGTGAATGGCCAAGTTGTAGACCCAACTGAATATACAATCAGTGAGTTTGGACTCGAATTTTTCCATCCTCCAAGTGAAGTATTCCAACTAACAGTGGAAAACAGAATTTGTCCGAATCAAAATACAAGTTTAGAAGGGTTGTACCAATCTGGTGCCATGTTGTGTACTCAAAACGAACCAGAAGGATTTCGTAAAATTGTTTATTCCATAGATAGACCAGACAATATGATGCAGTTTTCGGTCATCATTTCAGGTGACCCGAGTTATTTCCCAGTCATGTTATCAAATGGAAATCTCATATCGGAAAGTACACCAGTAGAAGGTAAAAGGGAAGTTTTATGGGAAGATCCTTATCCAAAACCTAGTTATTTATTTGCTCTTGTCGCTGGTGATTTGATCGAAACAAAAGATGAATTTATCACCCAATCAGGAAAGAAGGTTTCCTTAAAAATTTTTGTGGAAAAGGGGAATGAAGAAAAAGTTAGTTTCGCTTTTGAAAGTTTAAAACATGCGATGAAGTGGGATGAAGAAACATTTGGATTAGAATATGATTTAGATCTATTTATGATTGTGGCCGTAGAAGATTTTAATATGGGGGCAATGGAAAATAAAGGGTTAAATCTATTTAATGCAAAACTCGTACTTGCTGATAAAAAATCAGCTACTGACGAAACCTTTGAATCGATCATGGCGGTCATTGGGCATGAATACTTTCATAATTGGACAGGAAATCGAGTTACCTTGCGGAATTGGTTCAACTTAACCTTAAAAGAAGGACTCACCGTATTTCGTGACCAATGGTTTACGGAAGATATGACGGACCCAGCTGTAAAACGAATCAAAGATATTCTGTTTCTAAAAGAACACCAATTTCCTGAGGACCAAGGTCCCATGTCTCATCCGATTGTTCCGAAATCTTATACGGAAATGAATAATTTTTATACGGTGACGGTTTACGAAAAAGGCGCAGAAGTCATACGATTGGTATCAGAAATCATTGGAAGGGAAAATTTCAAAAAAGGTCTTGCTGATTATCTCACCCGTTATGATGGGCAAGGAGTTACCTTTGAAGAATTTGTATCTTCAATGGAACATGCGTATGGAAAACAGATCCCACTCTTACGAAACTGGTACCATAGAAGTGGAACACCAGAGATCCAAGTAAAACAATCCTTTGATGAGAAAACAGAAGAATGGGTGTTTGATTTGGCAGATAATTCTAATGACGCAATGCCACTTGTCTTTGTAAATTCTTACGCTGCTTTTGATCCATTAGGAAATTTACTCCAAGAAGGAAAACGGATCCAAGAAGGAAAATCAGATGAAGTCAGAATCAAAACTTCCTTTGGTTCGAAAACAAAACCAATTGTTTCCTTTTTTCGAGGATTGTCGAGTCCAGTTGTCTTAAAATCAGAAATGACAAAAGAAGAAATTCGAATTCTAGCGGAACACGAACCAGACGGAGTTTCACGATTTTTTTCATTCCAGAATTTAATCTTTTTTTGGATGTCTGAATCTTTGGAATTAGGAAGGAGTAGTGAAAGTTTTTCTGAAATTCTTAATACAATACAATCCAGTTTTAAGAAGGATTGGGAGAAAACATATTTTAGTTTTTATTTAACCTTTCCTTCCTTAACCCAAATTTCGGAAAACCTACAATCCTTTGAGTATTTGAAAATAGAATCTCTACGTAAGGAAGCGATTACAAGAATCTCACAGGAATTTATAAAGGAATTTCAATTTTTATATGAAGAAAATCGAAAAACAATTCCCATCCAAACTAAGGAGGAAATTGGAAAACGTAGGTTAAAAAATACATCTTTGTTTTATTTATTACACAATCCTACAAAAAGTTTCGAGGCTCTTGCAATTTCCCAACAAAGGGAAGCCAAACATATGAGTGAAGAAATATCTGCCCTTCGGTATCTGATTGAAATTGGATCTAAGGAAAAAGAAAATGCAGTTTCTATTTTTTATGAAAAATGGAAACAAGATGCGTTAGTGTTAGATGTTTGGTTTGCATCACAAGTTGCGACAGGTGAAAACAAAAAACAAGATTTGGAAGTCTTGGAAAAACATTCCAAATTCAATCTAAAAAATCCTAATAAAGTGAGGTCATTGTTTTTTAGTTTCGCAAGGAATCCACTTTCTTTCCATGAAATTCAGGGAACTGGGTATAGGCTCATCGCAGAAAGGATCAAACAATTGAATGGAATCAATCCGCAGATTGCGGCGGGCCTTGCAAAATTGTTTTCTTCTGTTTCGAAACAGAAGGGAGATTTGCCAAAGATCGCCAAGCGAGAGTTAGAAACCATTCAAAACCTCCCCAATTTGTCAAAAGACTTAGGAGAGGTTGTTGGTAAAATCATCAAATCGATTTAG
- a CDS encoding OmpA family protein, with translation MKQIISGILSLSLLTTISCGLSDNTKRLILSTSIGCGVGLALGAVYDESQRKKDTKNKKNDFQRQIKESLAMEKKKPQNKGKIVGLGAGCLAGLGTGFYLNTMYDNMAEEMKKQGITLTKSERGGETVALTASMDGGIAFEDGKADLKGKGKENIDKLAEALAAYPETKINITGHANRTGAEDLNQRLSQDRAVTAKDAIIENGVEGKRIGTVQGLGSSTPLKNVDPKDGSNRRVEVEIVPAS, from the coding sequence TTGAAACAAATCATTTCCGGAATTTTATCCCTATCATTACTTACCACAATTTCTTGTGGACTTTCTGACAACACAAAACGACTGATTTTGAGTACATCCATTGGATGTGGCGTTGGTTTAGCGTTAGGTGCTGTTTACGACGAATCACAAAGAAAAAAAGACACTAAAAACAAAAAGAACGATTTCCAAAGACAAATCAAAGAATCTTTGGCAATGGAAAAAAAGAAGCCACAAAACAAAGGTAAAATTGTTGGTTTAGGTGCTGGTTGTTTGGCAGGACTTGGAACAGGATTTTATCTCAACACTATGTATGATAACATGGCGGAAGAGATGAAAAAACAAGGGATCACTCTTACAAAAAGTGAACGTGGTGGTGAAACAGTAGCCCTCACTGCTTCTATGGACGGCGGAATTGCGTTCGAGGACGGAAAAGCTGACCTGAAAGGAAAAGGGAAAGAGAACATTGATAAATTAGCGGAAGCACTTGCAGCTTACCCTGAAACTAAGATTAATATCACAGGACATGCAAACCGAACTGGTGCAGAAGACCTTAACCAAAGACTTTCACAAGACAGAGCAGTGACTGCAAAAGATGCGATCATTGAAAATGGAGTGGAAGGAAAACGAATCGGGACTGTCCAAGGATTAGGTTCTTCAACTCCGCTCAAAAACGTGGATCCAAAAGATGGCTCTAACCGTCGTGTGGAAGTTGAAATCGTTCCCGCAAGTTAA
- a CDS encoding YbaB/EbfC family nucleoid-associated protein has translation MFGGAGGNKFDMLKQMKKMRSQVKTMEKELAGLNFVGISKNKLLSITLDGKFQMKSIQIEDELLDKKDKNLLERSIQEAYTKALQDAQAGAAKQMQAMGGFPGLGM, from the coding sequence ATGTTCGGTGGAGCAGGTGGAAACAAGTTTGATATGCTCAAACAGATGAAAAAGATGCGTTCGCAAGTGAAAACCATGGAAAAGGAACTTGCTGGCTTAAATTTTGTGGGAATTTCTAAGAATAAACTTCTTTCTATCACTTTGGACGGTAAATTCCAAATGAAATCAATCCAAATCGAAGATGAACTTTTGGATAAAAAAGACAAAAATCTTCTCGAACGTTCCATCCAAGAAGCCTATACAAAAGCATTACAAGATGCGCAGGCCGGTGCTGCAAAACAGATGCAAGCCATGGGTGGTTTTCCAGGACTTGGGATGTAA
- a CDS encoding ParA family protein translates to MKVISVSNIKGGSGKSTTAAHLACALARRGKTLIVDMDMQGDLTDFSLPDLDLSQLEDSNVMSVLLGMKRISDCIRSTKHFDVLPSTLNLAKLTKYNPDSTSLCLQFKRALEEVRKNYQFVIIDTPGSAKHELTTAIYNSELILIPVTPSKWTIKAVNLLLDEISQTETVFSQKKKIAFVPSWFGASKKHRELLEKLKSIEEIPTLGEIPKSESIKVKTEKQEPLKKDTNAWYAFDRLADETIALVDPEHSISNIRL, encoded by the coding sequence ATGAAGGTGATTTCGGTTTCAAATATCAAAGGGGGAAGTGGAAAATCCACTACAGCAGCTCATTTAGCGTGCGCATTGGCCAGGCGCGGGAAAACTCTCATTGTTGATATGGATATGCAAGGGGATTTAACTGATTTTTCATTGCCAGATTTGGATCTCTCCCAATTAGAAGATTCGAATGTGATGAGTGTTCTCCTAGGGATGAAACGAATTTCCGATTGTATTCGTTCTACCAAACATTTTGATGTTTTACCTTCCACTTTGAATTTGGCCAAACTCACCAAATACAATCCCGATTCTACAAGTTTATGCCTTCAGTTCAAACGAGCCCTAGAAGAAGTCCGAAAAAACTATCAATTTGTAATCATCGATACTCCAGGTTCTGCTAAACATGAACTGACAACGGCTATTTATAATTCAGAACTGATACTCATACCTGTCACTCCGAGTAAATGGACAATCAAAGCCGTCAATCTTTTGTTAGATGAAATTTCTCAGACTGAAACTGTTTTTAGCCAAAAGAAAAAAATTGCATTTGTTCCTTCCTGGTTTGGGGCTTCCAAAAAACATCGAGAACTGCTAGAAAAATTGAAATCAATCGAAGAAATTCCTACTCTTGGTGAAATTCCGAAATCAGAATCTATTAAAGTAAAAACAGAAAAACAGGAACCTTTAAAAAAGGATACAAATGCTTGGTATGCATTTGATCGATTGGCAGATGAAACGATTGCTTTAGTTGACCCTGAACATTCGATTTCCAATATTCGTTTGTAA
- a CDS encoding tetratricopeptide repeat protein, producing MFRTFLVFSFLLTYPLKANPVLEEYWESLQKTKEKFELDDYSPKRFQFGFDSNAPALFYKESINHEVFWFCQKYIAKYHSNLPYPRFKENIRSHLTDLYGDISQNFLSGKTNFTCYTGWKNGSSLLKIHFFLNEDTFFPFRYDHYNQNGQLFLTEEDETKNGKKDSFTYYTSTGCPKEITKDKNDFGGIDEWWYYQNCKLVRIEYDANENGFKERICYYENNKELYCEGVGEKEEREATLLESQEKWKEALKFYRKSLIEYKKEVSNGTLRTCSLLKKIANIEYNEKEFSSFTKTLDEFFSYRVCESDSLDVLLYKSYYYLYVLNDYNSAKESYKKTAEIYRKVHGEISPEISLNLAYAYLMAKEPKACLTSLEKLNYRRLMPYPRFFLFYYRGSCELSLGSFEESYTNLKRAQILGGEKVFLPIVYYKLARASYATKRESEGKLWAEQALYIDLELFQKMESDPIFTPFIESLNGKSYKTKYYLNKVKKP from the coding sequence TTGTTCCGAACCTTTCTTGTTTTTAGTTTTCTCCTAACATACCCTCTAAAAGCCAACCCAGTTTTAGAGGAATATTGGGAATCACTACAAAAAACAAAGGAAAAGTTTGAATTGGATGATTACAGTCCAAAACGATTTCAATTTGGTTTTGATTCCAATGCCCCTGCTCTATTTTATAAAGAATCAATCAATCATGAAGTTTTTTGGTTTTGCCAAAAATACATTGCAAAGTATCATTCCAACCTGCCTTACCCAAGGTTTAAAGAAAACATAAGGTCACACTTAACTGATTTGTATGGAGATATTTCTCAGAATTTTTTAAGCGGTAAAACAAATTTCACATGTTATACCGGTTGGAAAAATGGAAGTTCCCTTTTAAAAATCCACTTTTTCTTAAACGAGGATACTTTTTTCCCATTTCGATATGACCACTACAACCAAAATGGACAACTTTTTCTTACCGAAGAAGATGAAACAAAAAATGGGAAAAAAGATAGTTTCACTTATTATACGAGTACAGGTTGTCCGAAAGAAATCACTAAAGACAAAAATGACTTCGGAGGTATCGATGAGTGGTGGTACTATCAAAATTGCAAATTAGTCCGAATTGAATATGATGCAAACGAAAACGGATTCAAAGAAAGAATTTGTTATTACGAGAACAACAAAGAATTATATTGCGAAGGTGTTGGAGAAAAAGAAGAAAGAGAAGCCACTCTTTTAGAGTCCCAAGAAAAATGGAAGGAAGCTTTAAAGTTCTATCGAAAATCACTCATAGAATATAAAAAAGAAGTTAGCAATGGAACTCTTCGTACTTGTTCATTACTAAAAAAAATTGCAAACATAGAATATAATGAAAAAGAATTTTCATCTTTTACAAAAACTTTAGATGAATTTTTTTCCTATCGTGTTTGTGAATCCGACTCACTCGATGTATTATTATATAAATCATACTATTATTTATATGTTTTAAATGATTATAACTCTGCCAAAGAAAGTTATAAAAAAACTGCTGAGATATACCGAAAAGTTCATGGAGAAATTAGTCCAGAAATATCCCTTAATTTAGCTTATGCCTATCTAATGGCAAAAGAACCTAAAGCATGTTTAACGAGCTTGGAAAAACTTAACTACCGAAGGTTAATGCCCTATCCTAGATTTTTTCTCTTTTATTATAGAGGGTCATGTGAATTGAGTTTAGGGAGTTTTGAAGAATCATATACCAACCTCAAACGAGCCCAAATTTTAGGTGGTGAAAAAGTATTTTTACCAATTGTGTATTATAAATTGGCAAGGGCTTCTTATGCGACCAAACGAGAAAGTGAAGGTAAACTCTGGGCCGAACAAGCACTTTATATTGATTTAGAGCTTTTCCAAAAAATGGAATCCGATCCAATTTTTACTCCATTTATTGAATCACTGAATGGCAAATCCTATAAAACAAAATATTACTTGAATAAAGTAAAAAAACCATGA
- a CDS encoding RNA-binding protein, with amino-acid sequence MVSNKIYVGNLKFSLKEENIRQIFSVYGVIQDLKMIHDRETGNFRGFAFITYANPSEAEEAVAQMNGQPVDGRNLKVTFAEDKRKEKQN; translated from the coding sequence ATGGTTTCAAATAAAATTTATGTAGGGAATTTAAAATTTTCCCTCAAGGAAGAGAATATCCGGCAAATTTTTTCAGTGTATGGAGTGATCCAAGATTTGAAAATGATACATGATCGTGAGACTGGTAATTTTAGAGGATTTGCCTTTATCACTTATGCGAATCCAAGTGAGGCAGAAGAAGCCGTCGCCCAAATGAATGGGCAGCCTGTGGATGGGCGTAATCTAAAAGTCACCTTTGCAGAGGACAAAAGAAAAGAAAAACAGAACTAA
- a CDS encoding YopX family protein translates to MAFTIRFRVWDKQEKEFTQKGFSLTLEGKLLKFGQPISNEDNYVVNCFTGLKDKYDKELFEEDIIEHTVAKGGNLTQHTGIIRYNQEHGAFYLENGPPLLQLFSIRKVGNPYENPILFDLYLKSKS, encoded by the coding sequence ATGGCATTCACAATACGTTTCCGAGTATGGGACAAACAAGAAAAGGAATTCACCCAAAAAGGATTTAGTTTAACTTTAGAGGGTAAATTATTAAAATTTGGCCAACCTATATCTAATGAAGATAATTACGTGGTGAATTGTTTCACTGGTTTAAAAGATAAATATGACAAAGAATTGTTTGAAGAAGACATTATTGAACATACTGTCGCAAAAGGTGGAAACCTTACTCAACATACAGGCATTATACGATACAACCAAGAACATGGGGCATTTTATTTAGAAAATGGACCACCTCTCTTACAATTATTTTCAATTCGAAAAGTTGGAAATCCATACGAAAATCCAATCCTATTTGATTTGTATTTAAAAAGTAAGTCTTGA
- a CDS encoding long-chain fatty acid--CoA ligase, with amino-acid sequence MKNFTTLNDVFYYAKRTFGSKEMFFAKDNAKNFKGRTFSNIFHEAENLALSLLQMGLQPGDRIGLMADNRTEWAIADIATLLNGAVNVPRGSDSTAQEIEYILTHSESKYCFVEHEKLYESLKPIFSNTKVEKVIILDPNFEPKDSNVINLATLVKEGESLRKNLPSLELRSKQVKPDDLFTIIYTSGTTGMPKGVMLTHQNMVYNVVKVPPRVGLKSSDKTLSILPVWHIFERAIDYAIIAEGASIAYTNIRDLRDDFQKIKPSFMASAPRLWENLYLGIKQKLEKAPENKKKLFEFAYDICKKFKDGQDYLSGNKLLTKEESPFERMKNTTVSIGYVLNLFLLAKILDGLVFSKIREALGGQLSGTISGGGALPSHVDEFFNVIGIPVYEGYGMTECAPIISVRSVGHVVQGSVGKWPDGTVVKIVNEQGESVPKGKMGVIHIKGPQVMKGYYKNEEATKKTIVDGWMNTGDLGFISFNDTLSVRGRVKDTIVLLGGENVEPVPIENLLLENALINQVIVVGQDQKSLTALVWPDKERMKEAGLQWKEGEDLNQNKEVRLFYQNIVKKQISSENGFKSFEKLSDFRFLPKAMEVGDELTNLFKMKRNIIHDKYKDLIKSMYN; translated from the coding sequence ATGAAAAATTTTACGACGCTGAATGATGTTTTTTATTACGCCAAACGAACCTTTGGTTCAAAAGAGATGTTTTTTGCAAAGGACAACGCAAAAAATTTCAAAGGACGTACATTTTCTAACATCTTCCACGAAGCTGAAAATTTAGCCTTATCCCTTTTACAAATGGGCTTACAACCAGGTGACCGCATTGGTCTTATGGCAGACAATCGAACAGAGTGGGCGATTGCTGATATTGCTACTTTGTTAAACGGTGCCGTCAATGTTCCAAGAGGTTCCGACTCCACAGCCCAAGAGATTGAATACATTTTAACCCACTCGGAAAGCAAATATTGTTTTGTAGAACATGAGAAACTATACGAATCTCTCAAACCAATCTTTTCGAATACAAAAGTTGAAAAGGTAATCATCCTTGATCCTAATTTTGAACCCAAAGACAGTAATGTTATCAACTTAGCTACATTAGTCAAAGAAGGTGAAAGTCTCAGAAAAAACCTTCCTTCCTTAGAACTAAGATCAAAACAAGTGAAACCAGACGATTTGTTTACGATCATTTATACTTCAGGCACAACTGGAATGCCAAAAGGTGTGATGTTGACCCATCAAAACATGGTTTATAATGTTGTCAAAGTACCACCAAGAGTTGGGCTCAAATCTTCCGATAAAACATTATCCATCCTTCCTGTTTGGCATATCTTTGAACGAGCTATTGATTATGCGATCATTGCAGAAGGTGCATCCATTGCGTATACGAATATCAGAGACCTTCGCGATGATTTTCAAAAAATCAAACCTAGTTTTATGGCATCAGCACCAAGACTTTGGGAAAATTTATACCTAGGCATCAAACAAAAACTGGAAAAGGCTCCAGAGAATAAAAAGAAACTTTTTGAATTTGCTTATGACATTTGCAAAAAATTCAAAGACGGACAAGATTATTTATCAGGAAATAAACTTCTCACAAAAGAAGAATCTCCTTTTGAGAGAATGAAAAATACAACCGTATCGATTGGTTATGTTCTAAATCTATTTTTACTCGCAAAAATTTTAGATGGACTTGTTTTTTCTAAAATCAGAGAGGCATTAGGTGGTCAATTATCAGGAACTATTTCTGGCGGTGGTGCCCTTCCTTCCCATGTGGATGAATTTTTTAACGTCATTGGCATTCCTGTTTATGAAGGATATGGAATGACCGAATGCGCTCCCATTATCTCTGTTAGGTCAGTTGGTCATGTAGTACAAGGTTCTGTAGGCAAATGGCCTGACGGTACTGTTGTCAAAATTGTGAATGAACAAGGTGAATCCGTTCCAAAAGGTAAAATGGGAGTCATTCACATCAAAGGGCCTCAAGTGATGAAGGGTTATTACAAAAATGAGGAAGCGACAAAAAAAACCATTGTTGATGGTTGGATGAATACAGGTGACTTAGGGTTTATTTCCTTTAATGATACTCTTTCTGTCCGTGGCCGAGTGAAAGACACAATCGTTTTACTCGGAGGGGAAAACGTAGAGCCAGTCCCTATCGAAAACCTACTTTTGGAAAATGCTCTTATCAACCAAGTAATCGTTGTTGGACAAGACCAAAAATCATTAACAGCTTTAGTATGGCCTGATAAAGAGAGAATGAAAGAAGCTGGTTTGCAGTGGAAAGAGGGAGAAGATTTGAACCAAAATAAAGAAGTTCGACTTTTTTACCAGAATATAGTAAAAAAACAAATTTCTTCTGAAAATGGATTCAAATCTTTTGAAAAACTCTCTGACTTTAGGTTTTTACCAAAAGCTATGGAAGTTGGTGATGAGCTCACCAACCTTTTTAAAATGAAACGAAACATCATCCATGACAAATACAAAGACCTCATCAAATCCATGTACAACTAA
- a CDS encoding cyclic nucleotide-binding domain-containing protein, translating to MIHPNSPYKRIWDLFVFICITYFAIEVPLRLVFPHKLSVGVTHFERAIQIIFGIDLILNFFTAILKDRLLIQNKKIVAKSYFKTWFLIDFLSAFPFDLFGGFFFQYFGVTDSLKILRLLRSVRVFELFKSLRMLALGADSEDRFKLLDVINPMTFRLIFFVYWTSLFAHWVACGWIHLSPEFLIDKDMTTRYIRALYWSVTTLTTIGYGDITPTTNPQTIYTMGVMILGVGIYGYVIGNIATLLSNLDISRVTFQEKLNTINSFIKYKKLPPQLANRIRSYYINLWENKHGIDETEIWDQLPSGIKIDVSMFLHNHLISVVPFFKHAPEELKREVVLELKPAFYMKGDVIFREGDVPHNMYFLSKGHVEVIKEKTGELLATLNSGSFFGEMSLIDDSLRTATIKAGSFCDVYTLNRDVFTEILKHHPSFASHIKTIALERKKHQSALGSHE from the coding sequence ATGATCCATCCAAATTCCCCCTACAAACGAATCTGGGATCTTTTTGTATTTATTTGCATTACGTATTTTGCCATTGAAGTACCTTTACGCCTCGTGTTTCCTCATAAACTTTCTGTAGGAGTCACTCATTTTGAAAGGGCCATTCAAATCATATTTGGAATCGACCTCATACTCAATTTTTTTACTGCAATTTTGAAGGATAGGCTTCTCATCCAAAATAAAAAAATCGTAGCGAAATCCTATTTTAAAACCTGGTTTTTAATCGATTTTTTATCTGCTTTTCCTTTTGATCTTTTTGGCGGATTTTTTTTCCAATACTTTGGCGTAACAGATAGTTTGAAAATTTTACGTTTATTACGTTCTGTAAGAGTATTTGAACTATTTAAATCATTACGAATGTTAGCTCTTGGTGCAGATTCGGAAGACAGATTTAAATTATTAGATGTTATCAATCCGATGACCTTTCGTTTGATCTTTTTTGTGTATTGGACTTCACTTTTTGCTCATTGGGTTGCATGTGGTTGGATCCACTTGAGCCCTGAGTTTTTAATAGACAAAGACATGACTACACGTTATATCCGAGCTTTGTACTGGTCTGTTACAACACTAACTACTATTGGATACGGGGATATAACACCAACAACCAATCCACAAACCATTTATACAATGGGAGTGATGATCTTAGGTGTGGGTATATATGGATATGTCATTGGTAATATAGCAACATTATTATCTAATTTAGATATTTCCCGTGTTACCTTTCAAGAAAAACTAAACACAATCAATTCTTTCATCAAATACAAAAAACTTCCTCCTCAACTAGCAAACCGTATCCGCTCCTACTACATCAACCTTTGGGAAAACAAACACGGAATTGATGAAACAGAAATCTGGGACCAACTTCCTTCTGGAATCAAAATTGATGTGTCTATGTTTTTACATAACCATTTGATTTCTGTTGTCCCATTTTTTAAACATGCGCCAGAAGAATTAAAAAGAGAAGTTGTTTTAGAATTAAAACCTGCCTTTTATATGAAAGGTGATGTAATTTTCAGAGAAGGTGACGTCCCTCATAATATGTATTTTTTATCAAAAGGTCATGTAGAGGTAATCAAAGAAAAAACAGGAGAGCTACTCGCAACTTTAAATTCAGGTTCTTTTTTTGGAGAAATGAGTTTGATCGATGACTCTCTACGAACAGCAACAATAAAAGCAGGTTCGTTTTGTGATGTTTACACTCTGAATCGAGATGTTTTTACGGAAATTTTAAAACACCATCCAAGTTTTGCAAGTCACATCAAAACAATTGCACTAGAAAGAAAAAAACACCAATCAGCTTTGGGTAGTCATGAATAA